A single genomic interval of Noviherbaspirillum saxi harbors:
- a CDS encoding site-specific integrase codes for MSPLRQQMIADMQLRGLAQRTQKTYLAVVEQLADYYHQSPAHLTQNQIQCYLLHLIEDRKLAWSSTNQAACALRFLYRTTLHQPDTYCCIPARKSAAQLPEILSPNEVARLLDACLLLKHRALLMTTYAAGLRVSETCALKVDDIDSERMMLRIEGGKGGRDRYSLLSPALLETLRQYWRAERPRHWLFAKRNGSGPIDVSQAQKVFYRAKRRAGIHKVGGIHSLRHAFATHLLEAGVDIHTIGRLMGHDKITTTARYLHLRQQQAKTNSPLDLLSALKNKQ; via the coding sequence ATGAGCCCGCTTCGTCAGCAAATGATCGCCGACATGCAATTGCGCGGTCTGGCCCAACGCACCCAGAAGACCTATCTGGCGGTGGTCGAGCAACTTGCCGACTACTACCATCAGTCGCCCGCGCACCTGACCCAGAACCAGATCCAGTGCTACCTGCTGCACCTGATCGAGGACCGCAAGCTGGCCTGGAGCAGCACCAACCAGGCTGCCTGCGCCTTGCGCTTCCTGTACCGCACCACGCTGCACCAGCCTGATACGTACTGCTGCATCCCGGCCCGCAAGAGCGCCGCCCAGCTCCCGGAGATCCTGTCGCCCAATGAAGTCGCTCGCCTGCTGGACGCCTGCCTGCTGCTCAAACACCGTGCCCTGCTGATGACGACGTACGCGGCAGGGCTACGGGTTTCAGAGACTTGTGCGCTGAAGGTAGACGACATCGACAGCGAACGCATGATGCTGCGTATCGAAGGCGGCAAGGGAGGCCGCGACCGCTATTCGCTCTTGTCACCCGCGTTGCTGGAAACGCTCCGCCAATACTGGCGGGCAGAGCGGCCACGGCACTGGCTGTTTGCCAAACGCAATGGCAGCGGCCCCATCGATGTCTCGCAGGCGCAGAAGGTGTTTTACCGCGCCAAACGACGCGCCGGCATCCACAAGGTGGGCGGCATTCACAGCCTGCGGCACGCGTTCGCCACCCACCTGCTGGAAGCCGGCGTCGACATCCACACCATCGGGCGCCTGATGGGTCATGACAAGATCACGACCACGGCACGCTATCTGCATCTGCGGCAGCAGCAGGCAAAGACCAACTCCCCCTTGGACCTGCTGTCGGCGCTGAAGAACAAGCAGTAG
- a CDS encoding IS91 family transposase — protein MAGCGRTELADIFRLHGQGYLATHALARSQAKAWRAIVSCRTPALGGHVDQCAACGTTRHVYHSCRNRHCPRCQTRAKEQWIANRHRELLPVPYTHLVFTIPHALNGVASHHFRAITDILFASAAATLTAFGGNPRWLGGKLAFSLVLHTWSQSLMRHLHVHALVASGALTPDGQWVSSRRGFLFPVKALSKVFRGKFIDALTQAREQGRLNQDANTSDAAWRQLLRELRRHDWVVYAKQPLGGPAQVLEYLARYTHRVAISHERLVSMANGTVAFRVRDNANPGKKRIERLPAQQFIGRFLLHVLPLGFKRIRHYGILASVHKHRQLARCRQALAAPEPDAAIIETVDAFLRRVTGQALACCPHCGQPAMRLMEVVAPSRWHACSTGPP, from the coding sequence GTGGCCGGCTGCGGCCGCACCGAACTGGCCGATATTTTCCGCCTGCACGGGCAAGGCTACCTTGCCACGCATGCGCTCGCCCGATCGCAAGCCAAGGCATGGCGTGCGATCGTCTCCTGCCGTACCCCGGCCCTGGGCGGGCATGTCGACCAATGCGCCGCCTGCGGCACGACCAGGCACGTCTATCATTCCTGCCGCAACCGCCACTGTCCGCGCTGCCAGACACGCGCCAAGGAACAATGGATCGCGAACCGGCATCGCGAACTCCTGCCGGTGCCTTACACCCATCTGGTCTTTACCATCCCGCATGCGCTCAATGGCGTGGCCAGCCATCACTTCCGGGCAATCACCGACATCCTGTTCGCGTCGGCAGCCGCCACGTTGACCGCCTTCGGCGGCAACCCGCGCTGGCTGGGCGGCAAGCTCGCGTTCTCGCTGGTGCTGCATACCTGGTCGCAGAGCCTGATGCGGCACCTGCATGTGCATGCACTGGTTGCAAGTGGTGCATTGACGCCGGACGGGCAGTGGGTGAGCAGCCGTCGCGGCTTCCTGTTCCCGGTCAAGGCGCTGTCGAAGGTGTTTCGCGGGAAGTTCATTGATGCGCTTACCCAGGCGCGCGAGCAAGGGCGCTTGAACCAGGATGCCAACACCAGCGACGCGGCATGGCGGCAGTTGCTGCGCGAGTTACGCCGGCACGACTGGGTGGTGTACGCCAAGCAGCCGCTGGGCGGTCCGGCTCAAGTACTGGAGTACTTGGCGCGCTACACGCATCGGGTTGCCATCTCCCACGAGCGGCTGGTCAGCATGGCCAATGGCACCGTCGCCTTCCGGGTGCGCGACAACGCCAATCCGGGCAAGAAGCGCATAGAGCGCCTGCCGGCACAACAGTTCATCGGCCGCTTCCTGCTGCATGTACTGCCGTTGGGATTCAAGCGCATCCGGCACTACGGCATTCTCGCCAGCGTTCACAAGCACAGGCAGCTGGCGCGATGCCGGCAGGCACTGGCAGCGCCCGAACCAGACGCCGCCATCATTGAAACAGTCGATGCGTTCTTGCGCAGGGTAACCGGACAGGCGCTGGCTTGCTGCCCGCATTGCGGACAGCCCGCAATGCGATTGATGGAAGTGGTCGCGCCCAGCCGGTGGCATGCTTGCTCGACAGGACCGCCATGA
- a CDS encoding serine/threonine-protein kinase produces MSELIKFLSTGSIIAIVISAAIVILTVIVTVIYVVAFAQGRSISFWPPSIGERPKALVNPLNGGEDMVSSDASTTEAFPSPVVGRGTILDGAAGKKYRVSSAFFGGTRATLYKAEDPGGHTVLAKVYWRGLTPNSPPWELFQQEQRSAEILTHRNIVQTLDRGLRIGYPFTILEYLQGGSLQDWLRTHNRLPGRDILSIASQIAEALDYAHSRGVIHLDVKPGNVLFESNPEGRVALSDFGIAKILGAVERVITVIPREFAGTPGYLAPELIVGMPPTPQADIYSFGIVLFEMISKVIPFDDTREILAVLEAKVNKDAPDIRSFRPDVPNEIAERLAQVLARDLSLRPATAHAVISGIEERIREL; encoded by the coding sequence ATGAGCGAACTGATTAAATTTCTGTCAACGGGATCAATAATCGCAATCGTCATCAGTGCTGCTATCGTCATTCTGACTGTCATCGTCACGGTGATTTACGTTGTGGCTTTTGCACAGGGCCGGAGCATCTCGTTTTGGCCTCCTTCTATCGGTGAACGTCCAAAGGCACTAGTAAACCCGCTAAACGGGGGCGAAGACATGGTGTCATCGGACGCTTCGACCACTGAAGCATTTCCCAGCCCAGTCGTCGGTCGGGGCACAATTCTCGACGGCGCTGCCGGTAAAAAATACCGCGTTTCGTCGGCTTTTTTCGGAGGCACAAGAGCCACTCTCTACAAGGCCGAGGATCCGGGCGGCCACACGGTCCTGGCAAAGGTGTACTGGCGTGGACTTACGCCAAACTCACCACCATGGGAACTCTTCCAACAAGAACAACGCAGCGCGGAAATTTTGACACATCGGAATATCGTGCAAACTCTGGACCGAGGTCTACGCATAGGATATCCCTTCACGATCCTTGAATATCTTCAGGGCGGTTCCCTACAAGATTGGCTGAGAACCCATAACAGGTTGCCTGGACGCGACATCCTTTCTATAGCCTCACAGATTGCCGAGGCGCTCGACTATGCGCATTCGCGTGGTGTGATTCACCTCGATGTGAAACCTGGCAATGTACTCTTCGAGTCGAATCCAGAAGGCCGCGTCGCATTGAGCGACTTCGGAATCGCAAAGATTCTAGGCGCAGTAGAACGTGTCATTACCGTTATTCCTAGGGAGTTCGCGGGAACCCCGGGTTACCTTGCGCCGGAACTAATAGTGGGAATGCCGCCAACACCTCAGGCAGATATATACAGTTTCGGCATTGTCCTGTTCGAGATGATTTCAAAGGTAATACCGTTTGATGACACTCGAGAGATCCTGGCGGTTCTTGAAGCTAAGGTAAATAAGGACGCGCCCGACATTCGCAGTTTTAGACCTGACGTGCCCAACGAGATTGCGGAACGACTCGCACAGGTGCTCGCGCGGGACCTATCGCTGCGTCCGGCCACGGCTCATGCTGTAATATCTGGCATTGAGGAGCGAATTCGAGAGCTATAG
- a CDS encoding DUF6572 domain-containing protein gives MAIEATNEVDAVGVDKASDETVLTIIDSLDWDNVSDHLYLLQEKLNAYLGFIESGELASAYPGSAGRKCRIDLILRFTLPPAAVASFEKIGTITKDYGAPFRWEVANV, from the coding sequence ATGGCTATAGAAGCAACAAATGAGGTTGACGCCGTAGGAGTCGACAAAGCATCAGACGAAACGGTCTTGACGATTATCGATTCCCTGGATTGGGATAACGTGAGCGACCATCTTTATCTGCTCCAAGAGAAATTGAACGCCTACCTTGGCTTCATCGAGTCTGGCGAGCTGGCGTCGGCCTATCCTGGCTCGGCTGGTCGCAAGTGTAGGATCGATTTGATTCTGCGGTTCACCCTACCTCCTGCGGCCGTCGCATCATTTGAAAAGATTGGGACGATTACGAAAGACTACGGCGCGCCATTTCGCTGGGAGGTTGCAAATGTTTAA
- a CDS encoding VOC family protein, translating to MTSKNTICLWYDGGAVEAANFYAETFPDSAVGAVLRAPGDYPDGKQGDVLTVEFTVVGIPCVGLNGGPHFKHNEAFSFQIATDDQAETDRLWNAIVGNGGQESECGWCKDRWGLSWQITPRALIAAISDPDPAAAKRAFDAMMTMKKIDIAAIEAARLG from the coding sequence ATGACCAGCAAGAACACGATCTGTCTGTGGTACGACGGCGGCGCCGTTGAGGCCGCCAACTTCTATGCCGAAACATTTCCCGACAGCGCTGTCGGCGCCGTCCTCCGCGCACCGGGCGACTATCCCGACGGCAAGCAGGGCGATGTCCTCACGGTCGAGTTCACCGTCGTCGGCATCCCCTGCGTCGGGCTGAACGGCGGCCCGCATTTCAAGCACAACGAGGCCTTCTCTTTTCAAATCGCGACCGACGACCAGGCCGAAACCGACCGCTTGTGGAACGCCATCGTCGGCAATGGCGGCCAAGAAAGCGAATGCGGCTGGTGCAAGGACCGGTGGGGATTGTCATGGCAAATCACCCCGCGCGCCCTTATCGCGGCGATATCCGATCCCGATCCTGCAGCGGCCAAGCGCGCATTCGACGCGATGATGACCATGAAAAAGATCGACATCGCCGCGATAGAGGCGGCACGGCTGGGCTGA
- a CDS encoding mandelate racemase/muconate lactonizing enzyme family protein: MSITVSRKIETIEAIPLRIPFTAGGRSDTGAWGGKDLKTVDSLIVKVTTDQGLVGWGESFGFTVIPAVKVAIEKIIAPLCIGRDPSLIGKLMHELQVTLHIFGRSGAIMYGLSALDIALWDIAGKEAGQPVHQLLGGSDVDRLPCYASLIRYTDPELVTANVTRALSDGYRHIKLHEVKIDCVRSAREAAGDDVEMTLDVNCPWTVREALDRTNELHPYNLRWLEEPVWPPENYDGLARVRREGGIPIAAGENASTLMDFQHLLQAQAVDFVQPSPAKMGGITELRKVFALASAHNTTVMVHAFYDGPGLLASVHSSAALGGPSALVEWRYFDLEAQLYGDAIIPKRGAIAVPQGPGLGIEPDADVIRDYRMN; the protein is encoded by the coding sequence ATGAGCATCACCGTCAGCAGGAAGATAGAAACGATCGAAGCCATTCCATTGCGTATTCCATTTACCGCCGGAGGCAGGTCGGATACCGGCGCATGGGGCGGGAAGGATTTGAAAACCGTCGATTCGCTGATCGTAAAAGTAACCACAGATCAAGGGCTTGTCGGTTGGGGCGAAAGTTTTGGGTTTACCGTGATCCCGGCTGTGAAAGTGGCAATTGAGAAAATCATTGCACCGCTTTGCATTGGTCGCGATCCATCACTCATTGGCAAGCTCATGCACGAGCTTCAAGTAACCTTGCATATCTTCGGACGCAGCGGAGCCATCATGTATGGTTTGTCGGCGCTGGATATAGCGTTGTGGGATATCGCTGGCAAAGAGGCCGGCCAACCGGTTCATCAACTGCTGGGAGGCAGCGACGTCGACCGACTGCCCTGTTATGCTAGCCTTATCCGGTACACGGATCCCGAACTGGTCACAGCAAATGTCACGCGTGCACTGAGCGACGGCTACCGGCATATCAAGTTGCATGAAGTGAAGATCGACTGTGTGCGGTCTGCGCGCGAAGCAGCCGGGGACGATGTGGAGATGACACTCGACGTGAATTGTCCATGGACGGTGCGCGAAGCGCTGGATAGGACCAATGAACTGCATCCCTATAACTTGCGCTGGCTGGAAGAACCGGTGTGGCCACCTGAAAATTATGACGGCCTCGCAAGGGTGCGCCGCGAAGGCGGGATTCCGATCGCTGCCGGCGAGAATGCATCGACCTTGATGGATTTCCAGCACTTGCTGCAAGCGCAAGCTGTCGATTTCGTGCAGCCGAGCCCGGCGAAGATGGGTGGCATCACCGAATTACGCAAAGTATTCGCGCTGGCTAGTGCCCATAATACGACCGTCATGGTGCATGCATTTTATGACGGTCCCGGATTGCTTGCGAGTGTACACAGCAGTGCTGCATTAGGCGGTCCGAGTGCGCTGGTGGAATGGCGCTACTTCGATCTGGAAGCGCAGTTGTACGGCGATGCAATCATCCCCAAGCGCGGCGCTATCGCGGTGCCGCAAGGTCCAGGGCTTGGCATTGAGCCGGATGCGGACGTCATTCGGGATTACCGAATGAACTAA
- a CDS encoding cytochrome P450 — protein sequence MASNPMLEPSSLAPPHRSIRDLPGPRGVPFLGNALQIKTSRIHLQLEAWSRVYGERYRISLGPRTFLVTSNQNDISQVMKDRPDGFRRTSRLEMISKGFGMGGLFSANGEQWKRQRPLIMSAFNPGHVKAYFSAIHTATRRLQQRWKNFSESGAAFELEPDLMRYTVDITAGLAFGTDINTIESKEEIIQEHLQDIFRMLQKRLFAPIPYWRWIRLAEDRKLDQDLQSVGVAITGFIAAARQRMQNNPSLYEQPSNLLEAMIAARDGNDSKLSESELAGNMLTMLLAGEDTTAHTLAWLIHFLYCSPQVLERVRQEVNSVLGAEPIATRHEQLSQLDYVDACIQEAMRLKPVGPIMATEANQDTVLAGISLPKGSLVMLLTRMGCLNEEHFDAPQAFLPERWLGGATPATHRKISIPFGAGPRTCPGRYLALEEMKMLISMLLHNFDIDSVQTTDGDTVEERLSFTLVPVGLQMRLADRRS from the coding sequence ATGGCTTCTAACCCGATGCTTGAGCCATCATCGCTCGCACCACCTCATCGATCAATCAGAGATTTGCCCGGTCCTAGAGGCGTTCCATTTCTTGGGAATGCGCTGCAAATCAAAACTTCCAGAATTCATTTACAACTTGAGGCGTGGAGCCGAGTTTACGGCGAGCGTTATCGCATATCACTAGGACCGAGAACATTTCTAGTGACATCAAATCAAAACGACATAAGCCAAGTGATGAAGGATCGCCCTGATGGATTCCGCCGCACCAGCAGGCTGGAAATGATAAGTAAGGGATTCGGCATGGGTGGTCTATTCTCCGCGAATGGAGAACAGTGGAAGCGTCAGCGACCGCTCATAATGTCAGCCTTTAATCCAGGACATGTCAAGGCCTATTTCTCGGCAATTCACACAGCGACACGCCGGTTGCAGCAGCGCTGGAAAAATTTTTCTGAGTCCGGTGCCGCATTCGAGCTCGAACCTGACCTGATGCGGTATACCGTGGATATCACTGCTGGCCTTGCCTTTGGAACGGACATAAACACTATTGAAAGTAAGGAAGAAATCATCCAGGAACATTTGCAAGACATCTTTCGGATGTTGCAGAAGAGGCTGTTTGCTCCAATCCCATACTGGCGCTGGATACGTTTAGCAGAGGATCGCAAGCTCGACCAGGATCTGCAATCTGTAGGCGTCGCAATAACTGGGTTCATTGCCGCCGCTCGTCAGCGCATGCAAAATAATCCAAGTTTGTATGAACAGCCAAGCAACCTGCTCGAGGCAATGATAGCGGCGCGTGATGGGAACGACAGTAAGCTTTCCGAAAGCGAACTGGCTGGGAATATGCTGACCATGCTGCTAGCCGGGGAAGACACCACCGCCCATACGCTTGCCTGGCTGATTCACTTTCTCTACTGCAGTCCTCAAGTGCTGGAGCGTGTACGCCAGGAGGTTAATAGCGTGCTCGGCGCAGAACCAATTGCAACTCGGCATGAGCAATTGAGTCAACTCGACTATGTCGATGCTTGTATTCAGGAAGCGATGCGGCTCAAACCGGTTGGCCCAATCATGGCCACTGAAGCCAACCAAGACACAGTGCTGGCCGGCATCTCCCTTCCAAAAGGCAGCTTAGTCATGTTACTTACTCGAATGGGCTGTCTGAATGAGGAGCACTTCGATGCCCCGCAAGCATTTCTACCTGAACGCTGGTTAGGAGGGGCTACACCGGCAACGCATAGGAAGATTTCCATTCCTTTCGGCGCTGGCCCGCGTACCTGTCCAGGACGCTATCTAGCGTTGGAAGAAATGAAGATGCTGATCTCAATGCTGCTTCATAACTTCGATATTGACAGTGTCCAGACCACTGATGGAGACACGGTCGAGGAACGATTGAGCTTTACTCTGGTTCCTGTTGGTTTACAGATGCGATTAGCCGATCGACGAAGCTAG
- a CDS encoding esterase/lipase family protein: protein MDPPYVFTLIHGTFRPKAAWTQPGSKLRDFLEARYPGCVITAPEWSGINTHIGRLKESENIGNCLLDQHQRHPAAKHFVIAHSHGGTIVLHACEDESVRQSLSGVITLGTPFIHSRRRDLRGPIRLFKEIVKLGRNLYLMWLWAITLLFLGVVAFIYEIANVNGRFSSSVGTAVTVVCLVVFIGILFISIKLRLKKSILHAVIAVAFKKVRAKQRRLYVSMREPYRFVRDTRLLAVSVDLDEARMLLRILRGFGGLAHFIHDVLSYAIRPAVYISFLLGFAVLLKRMYLFYAKTPNVVEFLMRSSFGIAKFQLWGFFWIAILSLLLHGLMIVWPIVRLHRYGYGEESFWPNWLLDIHVRKSPGLGPKWSLKKVPSQVKFGRHSFLYNDPVVMKAVAEWIESPELFATVSSPEQTLGKRPSGSMVVRVVSWILLAALAVWLWLDPIQIYHIHS, encoded by the coding sequence ATGGACCCGCCATATGTATTCACGCTGATCCATGGCACTTTCAGGCCGAAGGCCGCGTGGACTCAACCCGGCTCAAAGCTTCGAGACTTTCTGGAGGCCCGCTACCCAGGCTGTGTCATCACGGCTCCGGAATGGTCGGGCATCAACACACACATCGGGCGGCTGAAAGAATCGGAGAATATCGGCAATTGCTTGCTTGATCAGCATCAGCGGCATCCCGCTGCAAAGCACTTCGTCATCGCGCACAGCCATGGTGGAACGATTGTCCTTCATGCATGTGAAGACGAATCAGTCCGACAGTCGTTAAGCGGCGTCATCACACTCGGCACCCCCTTCATTCACTCCCGGCGCCGAGACTTACGAGGACCGATTCGGTTGTTCAAGGAAATCGTCAAGCTAGGTCGAAACCTATACCTAATGTGGCTGTGGGCAATCACTCTTCTTTTTTTGGGAGTAGTTGCCTTCATTTATGAGATTGCGAATGTGAATGGGCGTTTTTCTTCTAGCGTAGGGACAGCAGTTACGGTTGTATGTCTCGTCGTGTTCATTGGAATACTGTTCATCTCCATTAAACTACGCCTCAAGAAGAGCATTTTGCATGCGGTGATAGCCGTAGCCTTTAAAAAGGTTCGGGCCAAGCAGCGACGACTTTACGTCTCCATGCGCGAGCCCTATCGCTTTGTGCGGGACACCAGGCTACTAGCCGTTTCCGTTGATCTTGACGAAGCACGCATGCTTTTGCGAATTCTGCGCGGTTTTGGGGGACTCGCCCATTTCATCCATGACGTCTTGTCCTACGCCATTCGGCCAGCCGTCTATATTTCCTTCTTGCTCGGCTTCGCTGTGCTTCTAAAACGCATGTATTTATTCTATGCGAAAACCCCGAATGTAGTGGAATTCTTGATGCGTTCAAGCTTCGGGATCGCCAAATTCCAATTGTGGGGATTTTTTTGGATAGCCATTTTGTCTTTATTGCTTCATGGGTTGATGATTGTCTGGCCCATAGTCAGGCTTCATCGCTACGGCTATGGTGAAGAGTCCTTTTGGCCTAATTGGTTGTTGGATATTCATGTCAGGAAGTCACCCGGGCTTGGGCCAAAGTGGTCGCTAAAGAAAGTACCAAGTCAGGTCAAGTTCGGACGTCACAGCTTTCTCTACAACGATCCCGTCGTTATGAAGGCAGTTGCCGAGTGGATCGAATCGCCGGAACTGTTTGCTACAGTTAGCAGCCCCGAGCAAACATTGGGCAAGCGGCCGTCTGGGTCGATGGTAGTCCGCGTGGTATCTTGGATTTTGCTCGCCGCCCTCGCAGTTTGGCTGTGGCTTGATCCGATTCAAATTTATCACATACACTCCTGA